AGATATTCCTTTTTAATTTTTTTTAACAGTTCAAGTCCGCTCATACCAGGCATATTAATATCTGAAAGAATTAAAACGGCTTCCTGTTTCATACTCTCTAATACAGTTAAGGCTTCTTCTCCAGAAAAGGCAAAGACGAACTCGAGTTCTCCCTTGCGAATTTCTTTTCTAAAACGTTGTTGAAATAAGGTCTTAACATCGTGCTCATCGTCAACTACTAATATTTTCATAATTTAAAGGGGTTTTATCATTGATTATTATTTGATTAAATTGATTTCTCAGATTTATTATTACTGATTAAATGTATTGTTAGATTTCACTAACTACAATACATATCTTTTAAATGTTAAACTTTTCGATCCAAAATTGATTAATAAACCAACTTCGAGTTTGTAGGCCTTTAGGTAGTTTAAAACCTGTGCCAAATGTGCATCTTGTAATTCGATAACTGCTTTTAATTCAACCAGTACTTTTTCTTCCACTACAAAATCGGCTCTTCTTTTTCCAATAGGTTTCGCTAAATTTTTATAATATATTTTTTGTTCAATTTCTCTTTTAAATGACAGATCTGCTTGTTCAAATTCCCATGCCAATGCTCTTTGGTAAATTACCTCCTGAAAACCATTGCCAAAGAATTTATGAACTTCAAATGAAGCACCAATTATCTTTTCGGTTATGTTTTTGTATTTTAATTCATGATTCATAAATTCTATATGTAAACTGTGTAATCCATTAATCCCTTTAATCTGTGTTCTTTATTTTGGAATACTAATGGTAAAGGTGGTTCCTTCGCCTTCTTGGCTTTCAACCTTCAGATCGCCACCATGCGATCTTACAATATCGTAGCTCATAGACAGCCCTAATCCCGTTCCTTGTCCTGAGGGTTTGGTAGTAAAAAAGGGTTGAAAAATTTTATCTACGATTTCCTTAGGAATTCCTGAACCATTATCTTTTATTTTTATGATAACTTGATCTCCTACTTTTTTTGTGCTTATCCAAATCGTTGGATCTTT
The nucleotide sequence above comes from Aureibaculum algae. Encoded proteins:
- a CDS encoding response regulator; amino-acid sequence: MKILVVDDEHDVKTLFQQRFRKEIRKGELEFVFAFSGEEALTVLESMKQEAVLILSDINMPGMSGLELLKKIKKEYLAPPPVVMMITAYGDEENFNTAKSLGADDFLTKPVDFKLLKDKLINNI
- a CDS encoding GxxExxY protein yields the protein MNHELKYKNITEKIIGASFEVHKFFGNGFQEVIYQRALAWEFEQADLSFKREIEQKIYYKNLAKPIGKRRADFVVEEKVLVELKAVIELQDAHLAQVLNYLKAYKLEVGLLINFGSKSLTFKRYVL